The Candidatus Neomarinimicrobiota bacterium genome has a window encoding:
- a CDS encoding biopolymer transporter Tol: MQPAAILTVLLLLSSLAGQAWENHPELQWQTFETEHFLLHFHEGTERTAREAATVAEIIYGPVTRLYGSRPRSKTHIILKDANDDSNGIAYFYDNKIEIWARPLDYDLRGSHRWLQGVLTHEFTHIVQMGTAMKFTPAVPGFYFQFVGYEREKREDVLYGYPNVLASYPYPGTNIPPWFAEGVAQYMYAGATYDFWDSHRDMILRDRVLNDNLLSFVAMNSFGKRGIGNESAYNQGYAFVSWLAERFGPAVLQRISRAMSGPASVSISRAMKRATGTAGKELYREWKRDLE; encoded by the coding sequence ATGCAACCTGCAGCGATCCTCACCGTTCTCCTGCTGCTCAGTTCGCTGGCAGGGCAGGCCTGGGAAAATCATCCCGAGCTGCAGTGGCAGACTTTTGAGACGGAGCATTTTCTGCTGCATTTCCATGAAGGGACGGAGCGCACGGCACGGGAGGCCGCTACCGTTGCCGAGATAATTTACGGCCCCGTTACCCGGCTGTACGGCTCCCGACCCCGGTCCAAGACGCACATCATTTTGAAGGATGCCAACGACGATTCCAACGGCATCGCCTACTTTTATGATAACAAAATCGAGATATGGGCCCGGCCCCTCGACTACGATCTGCGGGGCAGCCACCGCTGGCTGCAGGGTGTGCTGACTCACGAGTTTACCCACATCGTGCAGATGGGCACAGCCATGAAATTTACCCCTGCCGTTCCCGGCTTCTACTTCCAGTTTGTGGGCTATGAGCGCGAGAAGAGGGAGGATGTGCTCTACGGCTATCCCAACGTCCTGGCCTCATACCCCTATCCCGGGACCAACATCCCGCCCTGGTTCGCTGAAGGGGTGGCCCAGTATATGTATGCCGGAGCAACGTACGATTTCTGGGATAGCCACCGGGACATGATCCTGCGTGACCGCGTGTTGAACGATAATCTGCTCAGCTTCGTGGCGATGAACAGCTTCGGCAAACGGGGTATCGGGAATGAAAGCGCCTATAACCAGGGCTACGCCTTCGTCTCCTGGCTGGCGGAACGCTTCGGACCTGCTGTGCTGCAACGCATTTCCCGAGCCATGTCTGGGCCGGCTTCCGTATCGATCAGCCGGGCCATGAAACGGGCCACGGGCACGGCCGGAAAGGAACTCTACCGGGAGTGGAAGCGGGATTTGGAAG
- a CDS encoding PorV/PorQ family protein — protein sequence MKRLGILFTSVFLLFSGLSAQSTASAIFLLIAPGASAGGTGEAQVAVANDAYASYWNPAALAFLPKREVVYQRAQWLPGLVDDIVYNFLGFRYNLPQVGTFGGHLIYLDLGSQERRDENNVFLGNFRSNMAALTLSFATKMSPRSSIGFNAKIIYQNLSSIGTGGEGGKGISTDFAFDIAYYRRQFIFDRLDLGLAVTNVGPKIAFIDEDQADPAPTNMKLGIKWRLVETEFNRVSLLYDINKLLVTSYPNIDYDGNGFIGGFDADGNPSLGDEYGANGKREANHTDPWYLALFTSWVDDWNFGGDVDRNGNKIIDEEEQGNRSEGTIADELDTITHNVGLEYWYSDYFAIRMGYIYDKLGKLWNPTFGAGIHYGPYGFDFGYIYGKTGHPLTNTMRFSLNMAF from the coding sequence ATGAAGCGACTTGGAATCCTATTTACTTCCGTCTTTCTATTGTTTAGTGGGTTGAGCGCTCAAAGCACCGCCTCAGCCATATTCCTGCTCATTGCGCCGGGCGCATCCGCAGGCGGCACCGGGGAAGCCCAGGTTGCGGTGGCCAATGACGCTTATGCCAGCTACTGGAATCCTGCTGCTCTGGCGTTCCTGCCGAAGCGGGAAGTGGTCTACCAGCGGGCCCAATGGTTGCCGGGCCTGGTGGACGACATCGTTTACAACTTCCTGGGTTTTCGCTACAACCTGCCCCAGGTGGGCACCTTTGGCGGGCACCTCATCTATCTGGATCTGGGCAGCCAGGAGCGGCGGGACGAAAATAACGTGTTTCTAGGGAATTTCCGCAGCAATATGGCCGCCCTCACCCTCAGTTTTGCCACCAAGATGTCGCCCCGCTCTTCCATCGGTTTCAACGCCAAGATTATTTACCAAAACCTGTCAAGTATCGGCACGGGCGGTGAGGGCGGCAAGGGCATCTCAACCGATTTCGCCTTTGACATTGCCTATTACCGCCGGCAGTTTATTTTCGACCGTCTCGATCTGGGCCTGGCGGTGACCAATGTGGGTCCCAAGATTGCATTCATCGATGAAGACCAGGCCGATCCGGCGCCCACGAACATGAAGCTGGGCATCAAATGGCGCCTGGTTGAGACCGAGTTCAACCGCGTCTCCCTGCTGTATGATATCAATAAACTGCTGGTGACCAGCTATCCCAATATCGATTACGATGGCAACGGCTTCATCGGCGGGTTTGATGCCGACGGTAATCCCTCGCTCGGCGACGAGTATGGTGCCAATGGCAAGCGCGAGGCGAACCATACGGACCCCTGGTACCTGGCCTTGTTCACGTCCTGGGTCGACGACTGGAACTTCGGTGGTGACGTGGACCGGAACGGGAACAAAATCATCGATGAAGAAGAGCAGGGCAACAGGAGCGAGGGCACCATTGCCGATGAACTGGACACGATTACCCACAACGTAGGCCTTGAATACTGGTATTCGGACTATTTTGCCATTCGGATGGGTTATATCTACGACAAACTGGGCAAACTCTGGAATCCTACTTTCGGGGCGGGCATTCACTACGGGCCGTACGGCTTTGATTTCGGCTATATTTATGGTAAGACTGGCCACCCCCTGACCAACACCATGCGTTTCTCCCTGAATATGGCCTTTTAG
- a CDS encoding Trm112 family protein, with amino-acid sequence MALSQDLLGILVCPQCKGELDYQEQEQRLICGSCRLAYPVEDDIPIMLVDRAHTLNGPGVVNLTS; translated from the coding sequence GTGGCTCTTTCCCAAGATCTGCTGGGAATTCTGGTATGTCCCCAATGCAAGGGAGAGCTTGACTACCAGGAGCAGGAGCAGCGCCTGATCTGCGGCTCTTGCCGGCTGGCTTATCCGGTCGAGGACGACATCCCCATCATGCTGGTTGATCGAGCTCACACTTTGAATGGGCCCGGAGTCGTTAACTTGACAAGCTAA
- the nrdR gene encoding transcriptional repressor NrdR, translated as MTCPYCQSSESKVVDSRTVNRDGSIRRRRECLDCQHRFTTYEYVVQHPLLVVKKNGQRVEYERQRIERSIRIACNKRPVSADQIMQAAATVQRKIEELGKPEVASEQIGDLVMQTLKELDKVAYVRFASVYRSFEDIGEFRTEIDQLQG; from the coding sequence ATGACCTGCCCCTATTGTCAGTCCAGCGAAAGCAAAGTTGTGGATAGCCGCACCGTCAATCGTGACGGGTCCATCCGCCGCCGCCGGGAGTGCCTTGACTGCCAGCACCGGTTTACCACCTACGAGTACGTGGTCCAGCATCCACTGCTGGTGGTGAAAAAGAACGGACAACGGGTGGAATATGAGCGCCAGCGGATTGAACGCAGCATCCGCATCGCCTGCAACAAACGGCCCGTGTCCGCTGACCAGATCATGCAAGCCGCTGCCACGGTCCAACGCAAGATTGAAGAGCTAGGCAAGCCGGAGGTGGCGTCGGAGCAGATCGGGGACTTGGTCATGCAGACACTCAAGGAGCTGGATAAGGTTGCCTATGTCAGGTTCGCATCGGTCTACCGATCTTTTGAGGATATTGGCGAGTTCCGGACAGAGATCGATCAGTTGCAGGGCTAA
- a CDS encoding serine hydroxymethyltransferase yields the protein MNSTLLQAQDPALFAALQGELGRQQNTLELIASENIASPAVMAAAGTVLTNKYAEGYPGKRYYGGCEFVDQAEELARDRARKLFSCDYANVQPHSGSQANMGVYFTVLRPGDTIMGLDLAHGGHLTHGSPVNFSGQMYHAVAYGLERKTGRVDFVQVRRLAREHRPKLIVCGGSAYPRQIEFQQFREVADGVGALLMADIAHPAGLVATGHHPSPWPHCHFVTSTTHKTLRGPRGGLILMEHDGENPWGVVAPKSGRVKRTGELLDSTIMPGIQGGPLMHIIAAKAVAFGEALEPAFKTYCGQIVRNAATLAESFLELGYQLVSGGTDTHLMLVDLSDRDISGKAAEEALEAAGLTVNKNMVPFDERSPMVTSGIRIGAPAVTTRGMGATEMVLIAGFVDRVLRDPEDEATRLAVRQEVTELCRQFPLYQA from the coding sequence ATGAACAGCACCCTGCTGCAAGCACAGGACCCAGCGCTCTTTGCCGCGCTCCAGGGTGAGCTGGGCCGGCAGCAAAACACCCTGGAGCTGATCGCTTCGGAGAACATTGCCAGCCCGGCGGTGATGGCAGCTGCCGGCACCGTCCTCACCAACAAATACGCCGAGGGCTATCCCGGCAAACGCTACTACGGCGGCTGCGAATTCGTGGATCAGGCGGAGGAGCTGGCCAGGGACCGGGCCCGGAAGCTCTTCTCGTGCGACTATGCCAATGTCCAGCCCCACTCCGGCAGCCAGGCCAATATGGGGGTCTACTTCACGGTGCTGCGACCCGGCGACACAATCATGGGGCTCGACCTGGCCCACGGCGGCCACCTGACGCATGGCAGCCCGGTGAACTTTTCCGGGCAGATGTACCATGCGGTGGCCTACGGGCTGGAGCGGAAAACCGGACGGGTCGATTTTGTCCAGGTGCGACGGCTGGCCCGTGAGCACCGCCCCAAACTTATCGTCTGCGGCGGCAGCGCCTACCCGCGGCAGATCGAGTTTCAGCAGTTCCGCGAGGTGGCCGATGGCGTGGGCGCCCTGCTCATGGCCGACATTGCGCACCCGGCCGGGCTGGTAGCCACCGGACATCATCCCTCGCCCTGGCCGCACTGCCACTTTGTGACTTCCACAACGCACAAGACCCTGCGCGGTCCCCGTGGCGGCCTGATCCTGATGGAACATGACGGTGAAAATCCCTGGGGCGTGGTGGCGCCCAAAAGTGGGCGGGTCAAGCGGACCGGGGAGCTGCTGGACAGCACCATCATGCCGGGGATTCAGGGTGGACCCCTTATGCACATTATCGCCGCGAAGGCGGTTGCTTTTGGCGAGGCCCTGGAGCCAGCGTTCAAGACCTATTGCGGCCAGATTGTGCGCAACGCTGCCACGCTGGCGGAAAGTTTTCTCGAGCTGGGCTACCAGCTGGTATCGGGCGGGACCGATACGCACCTCATGCTCGTGGACCTGAGCGACCGCGACATTTCGGGCAAGGCCGCCGAGGAGGCCCTGGAAGCCGCCGGACTGACCGTCAACAAGAACATGGTGCCCTTCGATGAGCGCAGCCCCATGGTCACCAGCGGTATCCGCATTGGCGCGCCGGCGGTCACCACACGGGGCATGGGCGCGACCGAGATGGTGCTCATCGCCGGATTTGTGGACCGGGTGCTCCGCGACCCGGAAGACGAGGCCACCAGGCTGGCGGTGCGGCAAGAGGTGACGGAGCTGTGCCGGCAATTCCCCCTGTACCAGGCGTGA
- a CDS encoding tetratricopeptide repeat protein — MSNIGISPGRLLAILGVGAVLATVQMCAPAASGSAEQTSALSPEELKRRERECLIALSNAWEYYKNQEFDSSVRNYRHLVALGCGKEFADDVYLYFGRAFLEIGKLDSAIWAFKQGLKYLPENKNLLENIAYALGRQQNTDEQIYYYQRYIEVDPENAEVYTTLVDLLRKGGRFDDLLITLNQWLESDPSNAAIQSDLIAAYEEAGENPLRFMERRWRDNPDKAQWGIDYAAKLVDMLDHATAYRVLEEVIRRTPTARAAYNLLAETALDEGDVDRAISALERLFGVNPTDDRAAMELARSYLRKASFERALQWAQTALRVTTNGGEMLYVRAEVYFDTAEDCVIGRETGIASFQDKLVYQMAYEDYKAALDKGYRRARTRADFLEKNLVPSKGDWFLQPADIRVFKPQGDCYGWITRTVRRP, encoded by the coding sequence GTGAGCAATATTGGGATCAGTCCGGGCCGCCTGTTGGCCATATTGGGAGTGGGTGCTGTGTTGGCGACAGTCCAGATGTGCGCTCCAGCCGCATCCGGCAGCGCGGAGCAGACCTCCGCCCTGTCCCCTGAGGAGCTAAAGCGGCGTGAGCGGGAGTGCCTCATCGCTCTGTCAAACGCCTGGGAATATTACAAGAATCAGGAGTTCGATTCTTCCGTGCGGAACTACCGCCACCTGGTGGCTTTGGGCTGTGGCAAAGAGTTCGCCGATGATGTCTACCTCTACTTTGGCCGTGCCTTCCTTGAAATTGGCAAGTTGGACAGCGCCATTTGGGCCTTCAAACAGGGCCTTAAGTATCTGCCGGAGAACAAAAACCTGCTGGAAAACATCGCCTATGCTTTGGGCCGGCAGCAGAATACCGATGAGCAGATCTACTACTACCAGCGCTATATCGAGGTCGACCCCGAGAATGCTGAGGTGTATACGACGCTGGTCGATCTGCTGCGTAAAGGGGGACGCTTCGATGACCTGTTGATCACCCTGAACCAGTGGCTGGAGTCCGACCCGTCGAATGCCGCTATTCAGAGTGATCTCATTGCCGCCTACGAGGAGGCCGGTGAAAACCCCCTCAGGTTTATGGAACGGCGCTGGCGCGACAATCCCGATAAGGCCCAGTGGGGCATCGACTATGCCGCCAAGCTGGTTGATATGCTGGACCATGCCACCGCCTACCGGGTGCTGGAGGAGGTTATCCGGCGCACCCCCACCGCACGGGCAGCCTACAACCTGTTGGCCGAAACAGCCCTGGATGAGGGTGATGTGGACCGGGCGATCTCGGCGCTGGAGCGACTGTTTGGGGTGAATCCCACCGATGATCGGGCGGCCATGGAACTGGCCCGCTCCTATCTGCGGAAGGCGAGCTTTGAGCGCGCCCTGCAATGGGCTCAGACGGCGCTGCGCGTGACGACCAACGGGGGGGAAATGCTCTATGTCCGGGCAGAGGTTTACTTTGACACGGCTGAGGACTGCGTCATCGGCCGCGAGACCGGGATCGCCAGCTTCCAGGACAAGTTGGTCTATCAGATGGCCTATGAGGATTATAAGGCGGCGCTGGACAAGGGCTACCGCCGTGCCCGAACCCGGGCCGATTTCCTGGAGAAAAATCTGGTTCCCAGCAAAGGGGACTGGTTTCTGCAGCCTGCCGATATCCGGGTGTTCAAGCCGCAAGGAGATTGCTACGGCTGGATCACGCGGACGGTCAGACGGCCCTAG